Proteins encoded by one window of Trichoplusia ni isolate ovarian cell line Hi5 chromosome 17 unlocalized genomic scaffold, tn1 tig00003877_group16, whole genome shotgun sequence:
- the LOC113506487 gene encoding uncharacterized protein LOC113506487 — protein sequence MAEDSDRQAGAGSAGDDGGGGAAGEAPPPGRALHARSFKLRFAAQREQGRSYVSLVKPLGLPATVTGKFYTQERASSVDEEGTRRALQRIEDMFRRGPRELHAEPVISSQVYGWWAAAGGAAERSDRRLQHHIRDSAWLKARLCVLAADEKLKQQ from the exons ATGGCAGAGGACAGCGACAGACAAGCGGGCGCGGGGTCGGCGGGCGAcgacggcggcggcggcgcggccggcgAGGCGCCCCCGCCCGGCCGCGCCCTGCATGCGCGCTCCTTTAAGCTCCGCTTTGCGGCGCAGCGTGAGCAGGGCCGATCCTATGTGTCTCTGGTCAAACCGCTCGGCCTAC CGGCCACAGTGACTGGCAAGTTCTACACCCAGGAGCGAGCCAGTTCCGTCGACGAGGAAGGCACGAGACGAGCGCTGCAGCGCATCGAAGACATGTTTCGGCGAGGACCGCGCGAGCTGCACGCCGAGCCCGTCATCAGCTCACAAGT GTACGGCTggtgggcggcggcgggcggcgcggccgaGCGCAGCGACCGCCGGCTGCAACACCACATCCGCGACTCCGCCTGGCTTAAAGCACGGCTCTGCGTGTTGGCAGCCGACGAAAAACTCAAACAACAATAA